In Saprospiraceae bacterium, a genomic segment contains:
- a CDS encoding M4 family metallopeptidase: MKQHLHIVFLCFSISFSTLMAQNQADLFTKAKSHYWINPSTQEIIRTSEYLKKFNQDFQYPELNELHLKSDITDQNQIRHRKLQHYYRDLEVLGSELFIHSQNENVISVNGSIPFQLDINATAKIDISSAIEIAKTTLPSQMYAWENDASHYPKPQLVWMDEAYPEISGNMRLAYKIEIYSHQPLAKKRVYIDAQNGTLILEHNILMTCFGGGPGDAHTLYHGQRSIETEMVSGQFELLDLTRGDGIETVSATGRKYTDDDNNWEAGSFTQRKGALDVHFGAQATYDYYKNYFKRNGVDDKGSKLLNKIIDTTFYVNAFWDGLGTNFGIGDSVITNPLTSLDVVAHEITHGLTQHTCGLEYLYESGALNESYSDIVGKAVEFEYDSSNFNWLLGSRFFHQADTAFRSMSDPVRFGNPKNYKGNKWVANSGDNGGVHSNSGVLNYWFYLLSEGGNGKTEKNVDFDVKKIGIREAVSIVYEAMTLYLGKTSKYYDMRQATLTIAEQRYGKCSENYKNIVEAWLAVGMGARHSDNDLMLVNEKIPQVSCKEGYFPVEVRLVNLSCGMTISAGTEINMHISVPRRNKITELLTLSEDLHPGQSLIYKFIRSPFIERTNITIQVEAEFIGDADTVNNRLPLLISKNGNGEHDFRVTSINASGSICEGRTVTAQVVSNYLGCHPVPVGTPIKITLSYDGKSIEHIFAVDRTIYPNANYRTPQFDINREFLGHRKVLAKLEYLNDTLTANNSAYFNAVFIDNATIGYLEPFTDLKFDSTLLVVRPDSNQLLDINSNIFGSEALLISGGKILNDQNRLVPIVSGTIGNMFSSNPKFTTTLYACVNTERLQKAYLAFDYLQKIGNPLYDSILTDITRAAVTRVIFRNENGQSIGNAIYLQDGSRTPEMKHFEQEIPLTGGTVSIEIGNLVLEGSLDSLTSNIDLSKDYVLLDNLKIFGEVVKSDNENIRNEVNLLPNPVDNMLFIQLTSNTKQIVAFKLSNILGGVSLKDKMLPGTKSIDVSNMVPGTYILELVFENGNSQNFKIVKQ, from the coding sequence ATGAAACAACATTTACATATTGTATTCCTATGTTTCTCCATTAGTTTTTCAACTCTAATGGCTCAAAACCAAGCTGACCTATTTACCAAAGCAAAAAGTCATTATTGGATCAATCCATCAACTCAGGAAATCATTCGCACAAGCGAATATTTGAAGAAATTTAATCAGGATTTTCAATACCCGGAATTGAACGAACTACATTTAAAATCTGATATCACAGATCAAAATCAAATTCGACACAGAAAACTGCAACACTATTACAGAGATCTGGAAGTTTTAGGCAGTGAATTGTTTATTCATAGTCAAAACGAAAATGTCATATCTGTGAATGGAAGTATTCCATTTCAATTAGACATTAACGCAACTGCAAAAATAGATATTTCAAGTGCAATCGAAATTGCCAAAACTACTTTACCTTCCCAAATGTATGCCTGGGAAAATGATGCTTCCCATTACCCTAAACCTCAGTTAGTATGGATGGATGAAGCATATCCGGAAATTTCCGGAAACATGCGGTTAGCTTATAAAATTGAAATTTACAGCCACCAACCTTTGGCTAAAAAAAGGGTATACATCGATGCTCAGAATGGTACCTTAATTCTTGAACATAATATTTTGATGACCTGCTTTGGCGGTGGACCAGGAGATGCGCATACCTTATATCATGGACAAAGAAGTATAGAAACAGAAATGGTCTCCGGACAATTCGAGCTTTTGGATTTGACAAGAGGCGATGGCATTGAAACTGTTTCCGCAACAGGACGAAAATATACAGACGATGACAACAACTGGGAAGCAGGCAGTTTTACACAAAGAAAAGGAGCCTTGGATGTTCATTTTGGAGCCCAGGCTACTTATGATTATTATAAAAATTATTTTAAAAGAAATGGAGTAGATGATAAAGGATCTAAACTTTTGAACAAAATCATAGATACAACTTTCTATGTAAATGCTTTTTGGGATGGCCTAGGCACAAATTTTGGCATAGGTGACTCCGTCATTACGAATCCTTTAACTTCATTGGATGTAGTAGCACACGAGATTACACATGGACTCACTCAACATACTTGTGGTTTGGAATACCTATATGAATCTGGAGCTTTAAATGAAAGTTATAGCGATATCGTTGGTAAAGCCGTAGAATTTGAATATGATTCTTCCAATTTTAACTGGTTGCTGGGTTCAAGATTTTTTCACCAAGCAGACACTGCGTTCAGAAGTATGTCAGACCCTGTTAGATTTGGAAACCCTAAAAATTATAAAGGAAACAAATGGGTTGCTAATTCCGGTGACAATGGGGGAGTACATTCGAATAGCGGCGTTTTGAATTACTGGTTTTATTTATTATCGGAAGGAGGGAATGGTAAAACTGAAAAAAATGTCGATTTTGATGTCAAAAAAATTGGAATTCGAGAAGCTGTTTCTATAGTATATGAAGCGATGACTTTGTACTTAGGCAAAACATCCAAATATTACGATATGCGCCAGGCTACATTAACTATTGCCGAACAGCGATATGGAAAATGTTCAGAGAACTATAAGAATATTGTCGAAGCTTGGTTGGCGGTTGGAATGGGTGCTCGCCATTCTGACAATGATCTTATGCTTGTTAATGAGAAAATCCCTCAAGTATCATGTAAAGAAGGTTACTTTCCAGTCGAAGTGAGACTTGTAAATTTAAGTTGTGGCATGACCATATCTGCAGGAACTGAAATCAATATGCATATTTCAGTGCCTCGCAGAAATAAAATTACTGAATTACTTACACTTAGTGAAGATCTCCATCCAGGACAATCTTTGATATATAAATTTATCCGAAGCCCTTTTATTGAAAGGACAAATATTACAATACAGGTTGAAGCAGAATTTATTGGTGATGCAGATACGGTTAATAATAGATTGCCCTTATTAATTTCTAAAAACGGCAATGGGGAACATGATTTCCGAGTCACCAGCATAAATGCTTCAGGTTCTATTTGTGAAGGAAGAACTGTAACTGCACAAGTAGTTTCTAATTATTTAGGTTGCCATCCTGTTCCTGTTGGAACACCTATTAAAATTACGCTTTCATACGATGGAAAATCTATTGAACACATTTTCGCTGTAGATAGAACCATTTATCCTAATGCAAATTACAGAACTCCTCAATTTGATATCAATCGCGAATTTTTAGGCCACCGCAAAGTGCTTGCAAAACTCGAATATTTAAATGATACACTGACTGCAAATAACAGCGCTTACTTCAATGCTGTCTTTATTGATAATGCTACTATTGGCTATTTAGAACCATTTACTGATTTAAAATTTGACTCCACTCTATTAGTGGTAAGGCCTGATTCAAATCAATTACTGGATATCAACTCCAATATTTTTGGTTCTGAAGCTTTGCTTATCTCTGGTGGTAAAATTCTAAATGATCAGAACAGACTGGTACCAATTGTAAGCGGAACTATTGGAAATATGTTCTCCAGTAATCCTAAATTCACTACAACTTTATATGCTTGTGTCAATACAGAACGACTTCAAAAAGCGTATTTGGCATTTGACTACTTGCAAAAAATAGGCAATCCTTTATATGACTCTATCCTCACCGATATTACAAGAGCTGCCGTTACAAGAGTCATCTTTAGAAATGAAAACGGACAATCCATAGGTAACGCAATTTACCTGCAAGATGGAAGCAGAACCCCGGAGATGAAACATTTTGAACAAGAAATTCCATTAACAGGTGGAACCGTAAGCATTGAAATTGGAAATCTCGTTCTGGAAGGATCATTGGACTCTTTAACATCTAATATTGACTTAAGCAAAGATTATGTCCTTTTGGATAATTTGAAAATATTTGGTGAAGTTGTAAAATCTGATAACGAAAATATTAGAAATGAGGTCAACCTACTACCCAATCCAGTAGATAATATGTTATTTATTCAATTAACTTCCAATACAAAACAAATAGTTGCTTTTAAATTAAGCAATATCCTGGGAGGGGTAAGTTTGAAAGACAAAATGCTCCCTGGCACAAAAAGCATCGATGTTTCAAATATGGTTCCTGGAACTTACATTTTAGAACTTGTTTTTGAAAATGGAAACTCACAGAACTTCAAAATAGTGAAACAATAA
- a CDS encoding T9SS type A sorting domain-containing protein — MEIISNANFADVLTLFTGDCNQLTEVQCEHLGNKIIFQNPSAKTKYYLQVSGYFSTIEGNICVDIKERTSQKPVHDDCLNATAIVLGQTCIQSQNVNSLASNIKSSCMVYAAPDIWYSFIAPAEKEVGIQIQSGFMFNYAIYEGPCNKLTEITCGKQPDPCKGFLSFKGLIAGKTYYLQISSIVHPLRVSESSICIKIDPLSQLSAFSSLDLNLSTECIHGVLGRINYTATGGRLPYQYTGPSNDEYFLPGSKVEAFIEDASGCRDFASLTIQCLPPEKCKNTDLDIQVTSTCLKDSIGRQTGMVKLDFAGIGGTGAYFYYGTTNGSILQHGDEYKVVLIDSDSCYIIEEGKINCPPFDCNQSALRIEPSYECIDTLLKARLNLNISGALGGYILTGHQPGELLEQGSIFRTTVTDAAGCSFQITGEIKCQFDSCAFARPELKVDYSCLTDANGDRTGKAVLNVFASSYAGGISFTGNQNGDTLNHLDTYNIQMTDTFGCSLSSTGIIECLPVNSSNDSKINILRLYPNPANKKIAIQLLVSPFSDIKFTLYNSSGKSFPCEIVKEISNSIETYTMQVESLPAGIYYLKVQNKTTSDILRFVKL; from the coding sequence TTGGAAATTATTTCAAATGCAAATTTTGCAGATGTGCTCACATTATTTACAGGTGATTGCAATCAACTCACGGAAGTTCAATGCGAGCATTTAGGAAACAAAATTATTTTCCAAAACCCCAGTGCAAAGACAAAATATTATCTTCAGGTTTCCGGCTATTTTTCAACGATAGAAGGCAATATTTGTGTTGATATAAAAGAAAGGACAAGCCAAAAACCAGTTCATGACGATTGTTTGAATGCAACTGCCATCGTACTTGGACAAACTTGTATTCAAAGTCAAAATGTCAACAGTTTGGCAAGTAACATAAAAAGCAGTTGTATGGTTTACGCTGCTCCGGATATCTGGTATAGTTTTATAGCTCCTGCTGAGAAAGAAGTTGGAATTCAAATTCAAAGTGGGTTTATGTTCAATTATGCGATCTATGAAGGGCCTTGCAATAAGTTGACAGAAATTACCTGCGGCAAGCAGCCCGATCCATGCAAGGGATTTCTTAGCTTTAAAGGATTGATAGCAGGTAAAACTTATTATTTGCAAATATCATCCATAGTACATCCTTTAAGAGTTAGCGAATCTTCAATTTGCATCAAAATAGATCCGCTGAGTCAACTCAGCGCTTTTTCAAGCCTGGATCTGAATTTATCTACAGAATGTATTCATGGAGTTTTAGGGCGAATTAATTATACGGCTACCGGCGGAAGGCTTCCATATCAGTATACAGGTCCTTCAAACGATGAGTACTTTTTGCCAGGCTCAAAAGTGGAAGCCTTTATAGAAGATGCTTCCGGGTGTAGGGATTTTGCATCTTTAACAATACAGTGTTTGCCTCCTGAAAAGTGTAAGAATACTGATTTAGACATTCAAGTCACAAGCACTTGTTTAAAAGACTCTATTGGCAGACAAACAGGTATGGTAAAACTTGATTTTGCAGGAATAGGTGGAACCGGCGCTTACTTTTATTATGGTACAACTAATGGCAGCATTCTTCAGCATGGAGATGAGTATAAAGTTGTTTTAATTGATTCTGATTCATGTTATATTATTGAAGAAGGTAAAATAAATTGTCCACCCTTCGATTGTAATCAATCAGCATTGCGCATTGAACCCAGTTACGAATGCATAGATACCTTGCTTAAGGCTCGTTTGAACTTAAACATAAGCGGAGCTTTAGGAGGATACATTTTAACTGGTCATCAACCAGGAGAATTGCTGGAACAGGGAAGTATATTCAGAACGACAGTAACAGATGCTGCCGGTTGTAGTTTCCAAATTACCGGAGAAATTAAATGTCAATTTGACTCTTGCGCTTTTGCCAGACCTGAATTGAAAGTTGATTACAGTTGTCTTACAGATGCTAATGGCGATCGCACGGGTAAGGCGGTTTTAAATGTTTTTGCTTCAAGTTATGCGGGTGGTATCTCCTTTACAGGAAATCAAAATGGGGATACTTTAAACCATTTGGATACTTACAATATACAGATGACTGATACATTTGGCTGTAGTTTATCATCCACTGGAATCATTGAATGTTTACCTGTGAATTCAAGTAATGATTCTAAAATTAATATTTTAAGGCTATACCCTAATCCGGCAAACAAGAAAATAGCCATTCAATTACTGGTATCTCCTTTTTCGGATATTAAATTTACTTTATACAATAGCAGTGGAAAATCCTTTCCTTGTGAAATAGTTAAAGAAATTTCAAATAGCATTGAAACCTATACCATGCAAGTAGAGTCACTTCCTGCCGGCATTTATTATTTAAAAGTTCAGAATAAAACCACGAGTGACATTTTACGGTTTGTAAAATTATAA
- a CDS encoding DUF1501 domain-containing protein — protein MCLDHKNHNLFRSDLGEKHTEDHLMWNRRQFLMTGGIAGLGTMLLSGLPVSPLLSSDLPASVIGGGDNIIVLLKMFGGNDGLNMVFPHSDHVGRLEYLNYRPSISHKFGTDYTANTVLSGFGPDEFAIPNSMNALMPLWNEGNMAVLHNVGYPNQDYSHFSSIDNWASAADNLYDPRYKSGYMGRYLDQEFPVFTETPPTVPPALRIGYNADLVFRSETNQQFELVFNDPNEFYRLAQYGKLYPTDGLSDCPSGQEVEFLRQLTNNSLRYSQSVTQAYNQTSNKVTYPLNTVSRLAEQLKIVSRLIKGKLGTRIYMVYIDGFDTHANQRDPHNRLMQNISESVSAFFNDLKLDGMDTNVSLMTFSEFGRTIRENGSVGTDHGNMAPMLVFGPGVKGGFYGSPINLNDAALKAGDTRVYFEKQSSIDFRSMYASIMEQWLCLDKDLVDFSLGQPYSRLNLFDMPCSGQSSGSNYHTILLGHNPNESNSKTIDIKFSQLTSNQVKLSIKAADGKTLAILHDDYTLKGSYAIPLDPNKWKLHPGEYIYQPDSAGKTFMRRFNIF, from the coding sequence ATGTGCTTAGATCATAAAAATCACAATTTATTCCGCAGCGATCTTGGGGAGAAACATACGGAAGACCACCTCATGTGGAACAGACGACAATTTCTGATGACGGGTGGTATCGCAGGACTTGGTACCATGCTGCTTAGTGGTTTGCCTGTGAGTCCACTCTTATCTTCGGACTTACCTGCTTCTGTTATAGGAGGTGGAGATAACATTATTGTTCTACTGAAAATGTTTGGAGGCAACGATGGATTAAATATGGTCTTTCCGCATAGTGATCATGTTGGAAGACTTGAATATTTAAATTATCGCCCTAGTATAAGTCATAAATTTGGAACAGACTACACTGCTAATACGGTATTATCAGGATTTGGGCCAGATGAATTTGCGATTCCTAACTCGATGAATGCATTAATGCCTTTATGGAATGAAGGAAACATGGCTGTGCTTCACAATGTTGGATACCCCAATCAGGATTATTCGCATTTTAGCAGCATTGATAATTGGGCATCTGCCGCAGACAATCTTTACGATCCCAGATATAAATCTGGTTACATGGGTAGATATTTGGATCAGGAATTTCCTGTATTCACAGAAACCCCGCCAACTGTTCCACCTGCATTGAGAATTGGTTATAATGCGGATTTGGTTTTCAGATCTGAAACCAATCAACAATTTGAATTGGTATTCAATGATCCCAACGAATTTTATCGCCTTGCTCAATATGGAAAGCTTTATCCAACAGATGGTTTGAGTGATTGTCCAAGCGGTCAGGAGGTTGAATTTCTAAGGCAATTGACGAATAACTCACTTCGGTACAGTCAATCTGTAACTCAAGCATATAACCAGACCAGTAATAAAGTTACTTATCCGCTCAATACTGTTTCAAGACTTGCAGAACAATTAAAAATTGTTTCTCGTCTCATTAAAGGAAAGCTTGGAACCCGGATATATATGGTTTATATTGATGGTTTTGATACACATGCCAATCAAAGGGATCCGCATAATAGGTTAATGCAAAACATTTCTGAATCTGTATCTGCATTTTTCAATGATCTGAAACTAGATGGAATGGATACAAATGTGTCCTTGATGACTTTTTCAGAGTTCGGAAGAACCATTCGCGAAAATGGTTCAGTAGGTACAGACCATGGAAACATGGCACCTATGCTCGTGTTTGGTCCGGGAGTTAAAGGCGGATTTTATGGCAGTCCGATAAATTTAAACGACGCTGCTTTAAAAGCAGGTGATACCCGTGTGTACTTTGAAAAACAAAGTTCCATCGATTTCAGAAGTATGTATGCAAGCATCATGGAACAATGGTTGTGTCTCGATAAAGATTTGGTAGATTTTAGTCTGGGTCAGCCTTATTCGCGATTAAATTTGTTTGATATGCCATGTTCAGGACAAAGCTCCGGCTCGAATTATCACACCATACTATTAGGACATAATCCAAATGAAAGCAACAGTAAAACGATTGATATTAAATTCAGTCAGCTTACTTCAAATCAAGTCAAATTAAGCATTAAAGCGGCAGATGGAAAAACCCTTGCCATATTACACGATGATTATACTTTGAAGGGTTCTTATGCAATTCCACTGGATCCAAACAAATGGAAATTACATCCGGGAGAATACATATATCAGCCGGACAGTGCAGGCAAAACTTTTATGAGACGTTTCAATATATTTTAA
- a CDS encoding DUF1800 family protein — translation MCGKLYKYYVYNEPPEEILDGLAQVFISSNFNIATVLKTLFKSEHFYEEEVMGLGIKSHIENQIHYFRSLGLEAGKDYFKYKWINNTFQAEVPDPTNFPNSLNRDTLSHIYNSNTNLGQRLFNPVNVAGWPGYRAWLNEFTLVNRWRYNRDQFSYYFQYDRTKEKYRSFLKTLSNNSSDPDPIVRAVIGYFFTATLPEEIIESAIGVFKASVPLNYYNDGTWTLNYVSVPNQFINLMNYLVTLPEFQLL, via the coding sequence ATCTGTGGCAAACTGTATAAATACTATGTATATAATGAACCCCCAGAAGAAATACTTGATGGCCTTGCTCAAGTATTTATTTCGAGCAACTTTAATATTGCTACTGTACTCAAAACTCTTTTCAAAAGTGAACATTTTTATGAAGAAGAAGTCATGGGGCTGGGCATTAAAAGTCATATTGAAAATCAAATTCATTATTTCAGAAGTCTGGGATTGGAAGCTGGTAAAGATTATTTTAAATATAAGTGGATCAACAATACTTTTCAAGCGGAAGTACCCGATCCAACGAATTTTCCAAATTCATTAAACAGAGATACATTAAGTCATATTTATAATTCAAATACCAATCTCGGCCAAAGATTATTTAATCCGGTCAATGTAGCGGGTTGGCCTGGGTATCGTGCCTGGTTAAATGAATTTACCTTGGTCAACAGGTGGCGATATAATCGGGATCAATTCAGTTACTATTTTCAATACGATAGGACTAAAGAAAAGTACAGAAGCTTCCTGAAGACGCTTTCCAATAACAGTAGTGATCCTGATCCAATTGTTAGAGCAGTTATCGGCTATTTTTTTACAGCGACCCTTCCAGAAGAAATTATTGAATCTGCAATTGGCGTATTTAAAGCTTCAGTTCCGTTAAACTACTATAATGATGGAACCTGGACTTTGAATTACGTTTCCGTGCCCAACCAGTTCATAAACTTGATGAATTATTTGGTTACACTTCCTGAATTTCAACTTTTATAA
- a CDS encoding DUF1800 family protein produces the protein MPNTNCLTGGLQQYVPSPSKPWNEKRIHHLYNKISNGAPLNLINLAKANTPAVLVDYLFNNLTTHPLPGERKVGVTTIDYTYAWAEQNIAEDPNAYYKYLELVHMWFNGMITEGIRHKLVLFWANHFVTTADDAGNRPTWVFQYYYLLHKHALGNFKDFVKAMGLTPSMLIYLDGRYNTRYSPNENYARELLELFTMGVGNYTQRDVAETARLLTGWNIQYYESPAGSGNYIIGPTKTDQFVFYRNNHDWKGKFIFGQAIGDNGGVVPSTDAEAMQKARNEYNLLHDELIFKTKRMK, from the coding sequence ATGCCCAATACAAACTGCCTGACTGGCGGATTACAGCAATACGTTCCCAGTCCTTCTAAGCCTTGGAATGAAAAACGCATTCATCATCTCTACAATAAGATCAGCAATGGAGCGCCACTCAATTTAATCAACCTGGCGAAAGCCAATACCCCGGCTGTACTCGTTGATTATCTCTTTAATAATTTAACGACCCATCCTTTGCCTGGCGAAAGGAAAGTTGGCGTTACCACCATTGATTATACCTATGCTTGGGCTGAGCAAAATATTGCTGAAGACCCCAACGCTTATTACAAGTATCTGGAATTGGTCCATATGTGGTTTAATGGAATGATCACTGAAGGGATACGCCACAAATTAGTTCTCTTTTGGGCTAATCATTTTGTAACAACAGCCGATGATGCCGGCAATCGCCCAACCTGGGTCTTTCAATATTATTACCTGCTGCATAAACACGCTTTAGGTAATTTTAAAGACTTCGTTAAGGCCATGGGCTTGACTCCATCTATGCTCATTTATCTCGACGGCAGATACAATACGCGCTATTCGCCAAATGAAAATTACGCCCGCGAACTGCTCGAGTTATTTACCATGGGTGTTGGCAATTATACACAAAGAGACGTTGCAGAAACTGCGCGTTTATTAACGGGGTGGAATATTCAATATTATGAATCCCCGGCAGGCAGCGGGAATTATATCATTGGACCAACGAAAACAGATCAGTTTGTCTTTTACAGAAATAATCATGATTGGAAAGGTAAGTTCATATTTGGTCAAGCTATAGGTGATAATGGTGGCGTTGTGCCCAGCACAGATGCTGAAGCCATGCAAAAAGCTAGAAATGAATACAACCTATTGCACGATGAACTTATCTTCAAAACAAAAAGAATGAAGTAG
- the dnaK gene encoding molecular chaperone DnaK has translation MGKIIGIDLGTTNSCVAVMEGNEPVVIANDEGRRTTPSIVAFLDNGERKVGDPAKRQAITNPKRTIASIKRFMGGRFDESSKEISRTAFKIDKGDNNTIRVNIDGRLYTPQEISAIILQKMKKTAEDFLGHEVTEAVITVPAYFNDSQRQATKEAGEIAGLVVKRIINEPTAAALAYGLDKKTQDMTIAVYDLGGGTFDISILELGDGVFEVKSTNGDTHLGGDDFDQVLIDYLADQFKAQENIDLRKDPMALQRLKEAAEKAKVELSSSTETEINLPYVTAVDGVPKHLVLKISRAKFEQLADDLVRRTLKPCEDALRDAGLTKNDIDEIILVGGSTRIPRIQQVVEEFFGKKPNKGVNPDEVVAVGASIQGGVLTGEIKDVLLLDVTPLSLGIETMGGVYDVVIESNSTIPTKKSKVYSTAADNQPSVEIHILQGERPMAKDNRSVGRFILDGLPPAPRGVPQVEVSFDIDANGILNVSALDKGTGKKQNIRIEASTGLSKEEIEKMKTEAAMNAEADKKIRETADKINQADSIIFQTEKQLQEFGDKLPADKKENIASALLTLKEALKVQNLEEIDKSMEALNQAWQAASQDLYQAQNQQSSEQNAANTSATNGDEKVTDVEFEEVNKN, from the coding sequence ATGGGAAAAATAATTGGAATTGATTTAGGTACGACGAATTCCTGTGTAGCTGTGATGGAAGGCAATGAACCAGTGGTTATTGCCAATGACGAAGGGAGAAGGACAACTCCTTCAATTGTTGCATTTTTGGATAATGGGGAACGCAAAGTAGGTGATCCTGCAAAGCGTCAGGCGATTACCAATCCTAAAAGAACAATTGCGTCTATTAAGCGATTTATGGGTGGTCGATTTGATGAATCGAGTAAAGAAATCAGCCGAACTGCTTTTAAAATTGATAAAGGTGATAATAATACCATCAGGGTCAATATTGATGGCAGGCTTTATACTCCTCAGGAAATCAGTGCCATTATTCTTCAAAAAATGAAGAAAACGGCAGAAGACTTTTTAGGACACGAAGTAACCGAAGCAGTTATTACAGTGCCTGCTTACTTTAACGATTCACAAAGGCAGGCCACAAAAGAAGCCGGTGAAATTGCAGGACTCGTTGTCAAAAGAATCATAAATGAACCCACAGCGGCGGCCCTAGCGTACGGTCTCGACAAGAAAACCCAAGACATGACCATTGCCGTTTACGATCTCGGTGGTGGAACATTTGACATTTCGATTCTGGAATTAGGCGATGGTGTCTTCGAAGTAAAATCAACAAATGGTGATACGCATTTAGGAGGTGATGATTTTGATCAGGTATTGATCGATTATCTTGCAGATCAATTTAAAGCTCAGGAGAACATTGATTTAAGGAAAGATCCAATGGCATTGCAGCGTTTAAAAGAAGCTGCGGAAAAAGCAAAAGTCGAACTCTCCAGTTCTACAGAAACTGAAATAAACTTGCCATATGTGACTGCCGTAGATGGTGTTCCTAAACACCTCGTTCTTAAGATAAGCCGTGCAAAATTTGAGCAATTGGCTGATGATTTGGTTCGCCGTACTTTAAAACCCTGTGAAGATGCCTTGAGAGATGCCGGCTTGACTAAAAATGACATTGATGAAATTATCCTCGTAGGAGGATCTACAAGGATTCCTAGAATCCAACAAGTAGTGGAAGAATTTTTTGGCAAAAAACCAAATAAAGGCGTCAACCCGGATGAGGTAGTTGCAGTAGGTGCTTCCATTCAAGGCGGGGTTCTTACCGGCGAGATAAAAGACGTTTTACTTTTAGATGTAACCCCACTTTCATTGGGAATTGAAACTATGGGTGGTGTTTATGACGTCGTTATTGAATCCAATTCAACCATTCCTACCAAGAAATCTAAAGTGTATTCTACAGCTGCAGATAATCAGCCTTCTGTTGAAATACATATTCTTCAGGGCGAAAGGCCAATGGCCAAAGACAACCGATCTGTAGGACGTTTTATACTGGATGGATTGCCACCTGCACCCAGAGGAGTTCCTCAGGTAGAAGTAAGCTTTGACATCGATGCCAATGGAATCCTAAATGTGAGTGCACTTGATAAAGGCACCGGTAAAAAGCAAAACATCAGAATTGAGGCTTCAACTGGATTATCCAAGGAGGAAATCGAAAAAATGAAAACAGAGGCAGCAATGAATGCAGAAGCTGATAAAAAAATTCGCGAAACTGCAGATAAAATAAACCAGGCTGATTCCATTATTTTTCAAACGGAGAAGCAATTGCAAGAGTTTGGAGACAAATTACCAGCTGATAAAAAGGAAAATATTGCAAGCGCACTGCTAACTTTGAAAGAAGCTTTAAAAGTTCAGAACTTAGAAGAAATTGACAAATCAATGGAAGCTTTAAATCAAGCATGGCAAGCTGCCAGTCAGGATTTATACCAAGCTCAGAACCAACAAAGCTCCGAGCAAAACGCAGCCAATACAAGCGCTACAAATGGAGATGAAAAGGTAACAGATGTTGAGTTTGAGGAAGTTAACAAGAATTAA